A window from Drosophila subobscura isolate 14011-0131.10 chromosome O, UCBerk_Dsub_1.0, whole genome shotgun sequence encodes these proteins:
- the LOC117896066 gene encoding transcription factor E2f1 produces the protein MSKYFVPVAPNSSSNGNNNSNGNTTTQQRQQQHQQHHQQQQQHYGGSGGTYVARRLNYDMLGGGNTTTNHNNNNIVIKSEKLDLDYDHGLSSSDSNSNSNSNSNSGVAPHLRDHVYISQDKSAGGVGVHTPATVVNAQQQQQRVGVSVTSKSNDITKYYKVKRRPQPVTDEIHPKKQAKQGLLHQTVGYQKHVGASSTPQPQQQQQPQQRRQQQQQQQQQHELELDIEDDVSERSSGKPSATQHSFVLTTPQQQLSASVSSTGGGGGGGGGGGSSAGDRNRADTSLGILTKKFVDLLQESPDGVVDLNEASTRLCVQKRRIYDITNVLEGINILEKKSKNNIQWRGGQSMVSQERSRRIEAESERLEYRENELNMRLDQMRDELAKISREVEDAGGKAYVTQNDLLNVDMFKDQIVIVIKAPPEAKLVLPNTKLPREIYVKAENGEINVFLCHDNSPENSPISSGAGYLGTHPGAGCVRTATSTRLHHLTSQRMNDPLFNNIDAMSTRGLDPTPYRSAQRNLSKSIEAAAAQQSSQPEYNNICDIAMAQQQQQQHDDDDVDAELQQLVPTLTHPVVRSQLYGQQQQQQQQHNSIQQLFSSLTESSPTPTTRRRAAAAAAIAAGHPTATAAAAATTTATTTLNSHNSSSQPPTIGYVSSRSSQPPPQPQHQQQQQQQQHLHHQQQPQPQQRRSDVPMYNCAMEDAADATREKAAATRGNAATTSSSSASSAMGSLHMQFAAVAGNNEVCDSGNGSSYGNLSGAGASADHHHQQYSQNRHNLPLPPSMGNCDASSNSSNVTLQSLDAFFNEMGPDYFSNDMAFVSINPPDDNDYPYALNANEGIDRLFDFGSEPYEP, from the exons ATGTCCAAATATTTCGTGCCTGTTGccccaaacagcagcagcaatggaaacaacaacagcaacggcaacaccaccacacagcagagacagcaacaacatcagcagcaccaccaacagcaacaacaacattatgGTGGCTCCGGTGGCACTTATGTGGCACGAAGACTCAACTACGACATGCTGGGGGGAGGCAACACCACCacaaaccacaacaacaacaatattgTGATCAAAAGCGAGAAGCTGGATCTGGATTATGATCACGGtttgagcagcagcgacagcaacagcaacagcaatagcaacagcaacagcggtgTGGCCCCCCATCTGAGAGATCACGTGTACATCAGTCAGGATAAGAGcgcaggaggagtaggagtcCACACACCCGCAACAGTGGTTaatgcacagcagcaacagcagcgtgTTGGTGTCAGTGTGACCAGCAAATCGAATGATATCACCAAGTACTACAAG GTCAAGCGCCGGCCGCAGCCCGTCACCGACGAGATCCATCCCAAGAAGCAAGCGAAGCAGGGCCTTCTGCATCAGACTGTTGGCTATCAGAAGCATGTTGGGGCCAGCAGTacgccgcagccacagcagcagcaacagccacagcaacgccgacaacagcagcaacagcaacagcagcagcacgaactCGAGCTAGATATAGAGGATGATGTGTCggagaggagcagcggcaaGCCGTCGGCTACGCAACATTCGTTTGTGCTGACAAcgccccaacagcagctgtCCGCTTCGGTGTCTAGCaccggcggtggcggcggaggcggaggcggcggcggctcatCGGCCGGCGATCGCAATCGGGCCGATACCTCGTTGGGTATATTGACCAAAAAGTTTGTCGATCTGCTGCAGGAGTCGCCCGACGGCGTTGTCGATCTGAACGAGGCCTCCACCCGGCTGTGCGTGCAGAAGCGTCGCATCTACGACATTACCAACGTGCTCGAGGGCATCAATATATTGGAGAAAAAGTCCAAAAACAACATCCAATGGCGGGGCGGACAGTCGATGGTCAGCCAGGAGCGCTCCCGTCGCATCGAGGCCGAGTCCGAGCGTCTGGAGTATCGCGAGAACGAGCTCAACATGCGACTCGATCAGATGCGGGACGAGCTGGCGAAGATTTCCAGGGAAGTGGAGGATGCCGGCGGCAAGGCCTATGTGACGCAAAATGATCTACTGAATGTGGACATGTTCAAAGATCAGATTGTGATTGTGATCAAGGCGCCACCGGAGGCAAAGCTTGTG CTGCCCAACACAAAGTTGCCGCGAGAGATTTACGTGAAGGCCGAGAACGGGGAGATCAATGTGTTCCTCTGCCATGACAACTCGCCGGAGAACTCGCCCATATCCTCGGGCGCTGGTTACTTGGGTACACACCCGGGCGCCGGGTGTGTGCGGACAGCCACATCGACACGACTGCACCATCTGACCAGCCAGCGAATGAACGATCCGCTCTTCAATAACATCGATGCCATGAGCACAAGGGGATTAG ATCCCACACCATATCGCTCGGCCCAGCGGAACCTCAGCAAATCGATTGAGGCCGCCGCGGCTCAGCAATCCTCCCAGCCTGAATATAATAACATTTGTGATATTGCgatggcccagcagcagcagcagcaacacgatgatgacgatgtgGATGCCGAGCTGCAACAGCTGGTGCCTACGCTCACCCATCCGGTGGTGCGCAGCCAACTgtatggccagcagcagcagcagcagcagcagcataactccatccagcagctgtttagCAGCTTAACCGAATCCTCTCCCACGCCCACGACAAGACGtcgggcggcagcagcagctgcaattgcCGCGGGGcatcccacagccacagcagcagcagcagcaacaaccacagcaaccACTACGCTTAATAGTCATAACAGCAGTTCCCAACCTCCCACAATAGGCTacgtcagcagcaggagcagtcaGCCACCTCCACAAccacaacaccagcagcaacagcagcagcagcagcacctccatcatcagcaacagccacagccacagcaacgtCGCAGCGATGTGCCCATGTATAATTGTGCAATGGAAGATGCCGCCGACGCCACAAGAGAAAAAGCAGCCGCAACAAGAGGCAATGCAGCGACAACGTCATCATCGTCTGCCTCCTCGGCAATGGGCTCGCTGCATATGCAGTTTGCGGCAGTCGCTGGTAACAACGAGGTCTGCgacagtggcaatggcagcagttATGGCAACCTGTCCGGCGCTGGCGCCAGTGCGGatcaccatcatcagcaaTACAGCCAAAATCGCCATAACCTGCCTCTGCCGCCCAGTATGGGCAATTGtgatgccagcagcaacagcagcaatgtAACGCTTCAGAGCCTCGATGCTTTCTTCAATGAAATGGGCCCGGACT ACTTCAGCAATGACATGGCCTTTGTGTCCATCAACCCGCCGGACGATAATGACTATCCGTATGCGCTCAATGCAAACGAGGGCATCGATCGTCTGTTTGACTTTGGTTCCGAACCCTACGAACCCTAA